From Desulfobaccales bacterium, one genomic window encodes:
- a CDS encoding site-2 protease family protein encodes MTIHLPQIIDLALRVVMLLFAVIIHEVAHGYVAWRFGDPTARFAGRLTLNPLPHIDLFGTILVPGLLLISGSGVIFGWAKPVPVNPMNFRNIRAGELAVSAAGPVSNLALAVLFAGLLHLGGSNLGLAKLAYYGVSINLFLALFNLVPIPPLDGSHIVSAVLPYRLARLYEQLEPFGFILILVLFYTGLMSLLLMPPYIFLRQLLLGF; translated from the coding sequence ATGACCATCCATCTCCCCCAGATCATCGACCTGGCCCTTCGGGTGGTGATGCTGCTTTTTGCCGTCATCATCCACGAAGTGGCCCACGGCTATGTGGCCTGGCGCTTCGGGGACCCCACCGCCCGCTTTGCCGGCCGCCTGACCCTCAATCCGCTGCCGCACATCGACCTCTTCGGCACCATCCTGGTGCCCGGACTGCTGCTTATCAGCGGCTCCGGGGTGATCTTCGGCTGGGCCAAGCCGGTGCCGGTGAATCCCATGAATTTCCGCAATATCCGGGCCGGGGAGCTGGCGGTGAGCGCCGCCGGCCCTGTGAGCAACCTGGCCCTGGCGGTGCTCTTTGCCGGCCTGCTGCATCTGGGCGGGAGCAACCTGGGCCTGGCGAAGTTGGCCTACTACGGAGTGAGCATCAATCTCTTCCTGGCCCTCTTCAACCTGGTGCCCATCCCGCCCCTGGACGGCTCCCACATCGTCTCCGCCGTATTGCCCTACCGGCTGGCCCGCCTCTATGAGCAGCTGGAGCCCTTCGGATTTATCCTCATCCTGGTGCTCTTCTACACGGGGCTCATGAGCCTCCTCCTCATGCCCCCCTACATCTTTCTGCGCCAACTGCTCCTCGGATTTTAA
- a CDS encoding DUF1573 domain-containing protein, whose amino-acid sequence MRLYRVAATLLLTLALTSPAAAAPRVQVPQTTHDFGEVFEDKELTHTFVLKNTGDQDLVIRDLDSDCACTTTESDRRIPPGGEGKIRLTIAPYSVLRQFKKQTKVFLNDPATPTVTLSLVGYAKPFIEIQPSHVVRLRGKAGEAVAAQVRFISHLPIPFEITGFTTDIPQLIQVNLKPAEPGKVWVVEVKNQSASPGNYQGTITLNTNAARRPRLIMRVFGELTP is encoded by the coding sequence GTGCGACTATACCGCGTGGCTGCCACGCTGCTTCTGACCCTAGCCCTGACCTCCCCGGCGGCGGCCGCTCCCCGGGTGCAGGTCCCCCAGACCACCCATGATTTCGGCGAGGTCTTTGAGGACAAGGAACTGACGCACACCTTTGTCCTCAAAAACACCGGCGATCAGGACCTGGTGATCCGGGACCTGGACTCCGACTGCGCCTGCACCACCACCGAATCGGACCGGCGCATCCCCCCCGGCGGGGAGGGGAAAATCCGGCTCACCATCGCCCCCTATTCGGTGCTGCGCCAGTTCAAGAAGCAGACCAAGGTGTTCCTCAACGACCCGGCCACCCCCACGGTCACCTTGAGCCTGGTGGGCTATGCCAAGCCCTTCATCGAAATCCAGCCCAGCCACGTGGTGCGCCTGCGGGGTAAGGCCGGGGAGGCAGTGGCGGCCCAGGTGCGCTTCATTTCCCACCTGCCCATCCCCTTTGAAATTACCGGCTTTACCACCGACATTCCCCAGCTCATCCAGGTGAACCTCAAGCCGGCGGAACCCGGCAAGGTGTGGGTGGTGGAGGTGAAAAACCAGAGCGCCTCTCCGGGCAATTACCAGGGCACCATCACCCTGAACACCAACGCCGCCCGGCGGCCCCGCCTGATCATGCGGGTCTTCGGCGAGCTCACGCCTTAG